The Flavobacterium piscisymbiosum genome includes a region encoding these proteins:
- a CDS encoding glycoside hydrolase family 3 C-terminal domain-containing protein, translating to MKHTFIKTARVTLLTALVLSNLSWNTPKDETNPPVLTVKGFKFFDLNRNGKLDIWEDTRLSNDQRIDAIIKQMTNAEKVELLIGTGMPGIEVLTGPVGDSKQGLVPGAAGGTAAFERFGIPATVVADGPAGLRIASTRENDTKTYYATAFPVGTALASTWNKALLEEVGKAMGNEVKEYGVDVLLAPALNIHRNPLNGRNFEYYSEDPLISGKTAAAIVNGIQSQGVGTSIKHFAVNNEETNRLTINAHVSERAIREIYLKGFEITVKESQPWTVMSSYNKLNGEYTSDRKDLLTEVLRNEWGFKGIVMTDWLGGFPGFESISKGSNSDVVKQMIAGNDLLMPGIPVQKKALLEALNSGKLSQEVANTNAKRILEYIFRTPTFAKYKYSDKPNLAKNAEVTRNAAAEGMVLLKNTNNALPFADKQKEVAVFGVTSYAWITGGTGSGSVNNKHTVSLLEGLTAAGYKLDKELVDLYKPHAEKEVIAEKERRKARGILALPERLPEMKMDDAFMAKKAASCEIAFVTLGRNSGEGGDRVVDNDFNMANEEIEMLDKISKAFHAKGKKVVVILNIGGVIETASWKDKVDAILLAWQPGQEGGHSVADVVSGKINPSGKLTMTFPAKYSDTPSAKNFPGLPAENPKEVTYEEGVYVGYRYFNTFNIKPSYEFGFGSSYTTFDYTNVKLSSPTFKDKLTVSVTVKNTGKVAGKEVVQVYLSAPSKSIDKPKEELKAFGKTKELKPGESQTLQLTLSPKDLASFLESKSAWIAEAGTYKVFVGASSLDIKKSVEFSVAKEITVEKVKKSFELDSKFTELKP from the coding sequence TTTTGACAGCATTAGTGCTTTCTAATTTGTCCTGGAATACTCCTAAAGATGAAACGAATCCTCCGGTTTTAACCGTCAAAGGATTTAAATTTTTCGATTTAAACAGAAACGGAAAATTAGATATTTGGGAAGATACGCGTCTTTCTAATGATCAAAGAATTGATGCAATCATCAAACAAATGACCAATGCAGAAAAAGTAGAATTGCTTATCGGAACCGGAATGCCGGGTATCGAAGTTCTGACTGGTCCTGTTGGAGATTCTAAACAAGGTTTGGTTCCCGGAGCTGCGGGCGGAACTGCTGCTTTCGAACGATTTGGAATTCCTGCAACGGTTGTAGCCGATGGTCCTGCAGGTTTAAGAATTGCTTCAACGAGAGAAAATGATACAAAAACCTATTATGCAACGGCATTTCCGGTAGGTACAGCTTTGGCTTCGACCTGGAATAAAGCACTTTTAGAAGAAGTGGGAAAAGCAATGGGTAATGAGGTAAAAGAATATGGCGTTGATGTTTTATTAGCTCCTGCTTTGAACATTCACAGAAATCCTTTGAACGGAAGAAACTTCGAATATTATTCTGAAGATCCGTTGATTTCAGGGAAAACAGCAGCGGCAATTGTAAATGGAATTCAGTCGCAAGGTGTGGGAACTTCGATCAAACACTTTGCTGTGAATAATGAAGAAACCAATCGTTTAACAATTAATGCGCACGTTTCTGAAAGAGCGATTAGAGAAATTTATCTGAAAGGTTTTGAAATCACGGTAAAAGAATCTCAACCGTGGACTGTAATGTCGTCTTACAACAAACTGAATGGCGAATATACTTCTGACAGAAAAGATTTGCTAACCGAAGTTTTAAGAAACGAATGGGGTTTTAAAGGAATTGTAATGACGGACTGGCTTGGTGGTTTTCCGGGTTTCGAATCGATTTCAAAAGGTTCAAACTCTGATGTTGTTAAACAAATGATTGCGGGAAATGATTTATTAATGCCTGGAATTCCGGTTCAGAAAAAAGCACTTTTAGAAGCTTTAAATTCGGGTAAATTATCTCAGGAAGTGGCGAATACAAATGCGAAAAGAATTTTAGAATATATTTTTCGTACGCCAACTTTTGCAAAATATAAATACAGTGATAAACCTAATTTAGCTAAAAATGCTGAAGTAACCAGAAATGCTGCTGCAGAAGGAATGGTTTTGCTAAAAAACACGAATAATGCATTGCCTTTTGCTGACAAGCAAAAAGAGGTTGCGGTATTTGGGGTAACTTCTTATGCATGGATTACAGGCGGAACAGGAAGCGGAAGTGTGAATAATAAGCACACCGTTTCTCTTTTAGAAGGTTTGACTGCTGCAGGTTACAAATTAGATAAAGAACTAGTTGACTTGTATAAACCGCACGCTGAAAAAGAAGTTATTGCTGAAAAAGAAAGAAGAAAAGCAAGAGGTATTTTGGCTTTGCCGGAAAGACTTCCTGAAATGAAAATGGATGATGCTTTTATGGCTAAAAAAGCGGCTAGTTGTGAAATTGCGTTTGTAACCCTAGGAAGAAATTCTGGAGAAGGAGGAGACAGAGTGGTTGATAATGACTTTAATATGGCCAATGAAGAGATTGAAATGCTAGATAAAATTTCAAAAGCTTTTCATGCAAAAGGAAAAAAAGTAGTGGTTATTTTGAATATTGGCGGTGTAATCGAAACAGCTTCATGGAAAGATAAAGTAGATGCTATTTTACTGGCATGGCAGCCAGGTCAGGAAGGCGGACATTCTGTTGCTGACGTAGTTTCAGGAAAAATAAATCCATCTGGAAAACTGACGATGACTTTCCCTGCGAAATATTCTGATACACCATCTGCGAAAAACTTTCCGGGACTTCCTGCTGAGAATCCAAAAGAGGTGACTTATGAAGAAGGCGTTTATGTAGGATACCGTTATTTTAATACTTTCAACATAAAACCATCTTACGAATTTGGTTTTGGTAGCTCATACACGACTTTCGATTACACTAATGTAAAATTGAGTTCACCAACTTTTAAAGATAAATTAACCGTTTCTGTTACCGTTAAAAATACAGGGAAAGTAGCAGGAAAAGAAGTTGTTCAGGTTTACCTTTCTGCACCATCAAAATCTATTGATAAACCAAAAGAAGAATTAAAAGCTTTTGGTAAAACCAAAGAATTAAAACCGGGAGAAAGCCAAACATTACAATTGACTTTATCGCCAAAAGACCTGGCTTCATTTTTAGAAAGCAAAAGCGCCTGGATTGCAGAAGCAGGAACTTATAAAGTTTTTGTTGGAGCTTCTTCTTTAGATATTAAAAAATCAGTTGAATTTTCAGTTGCAAAAGAAATTACAGTAGAAAAAGTAAAGAAATCTTTTGAATTAGATTCAAAATTTACTGAGCTTAAACCGTAA
- a CDS encoding MBL fold metallo-hydrolase, translated as MKIIPLQEGNYVVSSEKEFKLINEFPLDSGLKMAIQPFLIITQNDYILLDLGLGINKNGKPFIHHLLQTHNIAPEEITKVLISHFHKDHIEGIGFFEGENFIQNFPNATIYMQERELDFALAQQHPSYNLDILNLFKSFPNVEFLNDDKGQITNEIFYEVSGGHSPFHQVFWIKENNEITFYGADDLPQEAYLKMHVAYKTDYDGKRAMQSRKK; from the coding sequence ATGAAAATAATACCACTACAAGAAGGAAATTATGTTGTAAGCAGCGAAAAAGAATTTAAACTCATCAATGAATTTCCTTTAGATTCAGGGCTTAAAATGGCGATTCAGCCTTTTTTGATCATTACTCAAAATGATTATATACTTTTAGATTTAGGTTTAGGAATTAACAAAAACGGAAAACCTTTTATTCATCATTTACTGCAAACTCACAATATAGCACCGGAAGAAATTACAAAAGTTCTGATTTCGCATTTTCATAAAGATCATATCGAGGGAATTGGTTTTTTTGAGGGAGAAAACTTCATTCAAAATTTTCCAAATGCAACGATTTATATGCAGGAACGAGAATTAGATTTTGCTTTAGCGCAACAACATCCTTCTTATAATCTTGACATCCTCAATCTGTTTAAATCGTTTCCTAATGTTGAGTTTCTTAACGATGATAAGGGACAAATCACAAATGAAATTTTCTATGAAGTTTCAGGCGGACATTCGCCATTTCATCAGGTTTTCTGGATTAAGGAAAATAACGAGATCACCTTTTACGGAGCAGATGATTTGCCACAAGAAGCGTATCTAAAAATGCATGTAGCTTACAAAACAGATTATGATGGTAAACGTGCCATGCAATCTAGAAAAAAATGA
- a CDS encoding LysR family transcriptional regulator, whose translation MELRQLKYFLKAKELLNFTEAANALNISQSTLSQQIKQLEDELQIPLFNRIGKRITLTEAGELFSGFALQSISKANEGLALLKDLNNLNTGKIAIGVTYALRDILTQGVIEFANQYPEIEFKIVFGTSKELLEKLNHFELDVILTFEEIITENHFNYQILFTSPMTLVTSTASNLKNKKSISLKEISKLSLALPSKGYSTTQFISEAFDKNNLHPKVTIEINDIPTLLELVKSANWYTILTQTTIKNEKGISCIPIEGKNMTRNAMIISIKEVYEKKAVKVFLSILKSLV comes from the coding sequence ATGGAACTCAGACAACTTAAATATTTCCTTAAAGCCAAAGAATTACTCAACTTTACTGAGGCTGCAAATGCTTTAAACATTAGCCAGAGTACTTTATCGCAACAGATTAAACAACTGGAAGATGAATTGCAGATTCCGCTTTTTAACCGAATTGGCAAGCGGATTACCTTAACCGAAGCTGGAGAATTATTCTCAGGTTTTGCCTTGCAAAGTATTAGCAAAGCCAATGAAGGGTTGGCATTATTAAAAGACTTAAACAATCTGAACACCGGAAAAATTGCAATTGGTGTTACTTATGCCCTGCGCGATATATTAACCCAAGGTGTAATTGAATTTGCAAATCAATATCCTGAAATAGAATTCAAAATTGTTTTTGGAACTTCTAAGGAATTGCTAGAAAAACTAAATCACTTTGAACTGGATGTCATTCTGACTTTCGAAGAAATCATTACCGAAAATCATTTTAATTACCAGATCCTTTTTACATCACCTATGACTCTGGTAACTTCGACAGCATCTAACTTAAAAAACAAAAAATCGATATCATTAAAAGAAATAAGCAAATTGTCGCTTGCACTTCCCTCAAAAGGATACAGTACAACACAATTTATCAGTGAAGCTTTTGATAAAAACAATCTGCATCCAAAAGTTACTATCGAAATAAACGATATTCCCACATTATTAGAACTTGTAAAAAGTGCTAATTGGTACACCATTCTTACTCAAACTACTATTAAAAATGAAAAAGGGATTTCGTGTATTCCGATCGAAGGAAAAAATATGACGCGTAACGCCATGATTATTTCGATAAAGGAAGTATATGAAAAGAAAGCGGTGAAGGTATTTTTGTCCATTTTGAAATCGCTGGTATAA
- a CDS encoding DUF4272 domain-containing protein, whose protein sequence is MPEYLITNRNNSMICTIYSHQSGFDNIKEIIVSHFPKGNVLIDKEEESDIIELEIIDGNSSQKIKILYRERAEPSYQIPEIDDSALTANLKGLYGFVYGLPTANEKVKELFLRKIETLNSEFTIIQEEGELANLKTIIANIANELDAILFVEPDAVISKSSGQHFLDKNLDLIIDTEGNCEIDALDVRINSVYFDADQNELTEDQLQRKENNEKILKEYDIKINRNLPCIESEAETTLRTPKEIAQRVSALAVVNLVAFSSISPEEATEYLQNYNLWDFTTENEKEFLTNPTDDKKANESWKCEGIWVLMWALNKIETLDFPDEFCDLENIDPDNYPVGQDKDPNIFIDSIVAIRSKSEILDANDLYYRFNWACVDERINGREIEGINPGIVYERQYALNWLINYMEQDWDFITCDT, encoded by the coding sequence ATGCCTGAATATTTAATCACAAATAGAAATAATAGCATGATTTGTACTATTTACTCACACCAATCCGGGTTTGATAATATTAAAGAAATAATCGTTTCTCATTTTCCGAAAGGAAATGTTTTAATTGATAAAGAGGAGGAATCTGATATCATAGAATTGGAAATTATAGATGGAAATTCTTCTCAAAAAATAAAAATCTTATATCGCGAAAGAGCCGAGCCTTCTTATCAAATTCCTGAAATTGATGATTCTGCGCTAACAGCGAACTTAAAAGGACTTTATGGTTTTGTATATGGATTGCCAACTGCAAACGAAAAAGTAAAAGAGTTATTTTTGCGCAAAATAGAAACTTTAAATTCTGAATTTACCATTATTCAGGAAGAGGGAGAATTAGCCAATTTGAAAACCATAATAGCAAATATCGCCAACGAACTTGATGCGATTTTGTTTGTTGAGCCTGATGCGGTTATTAGTAAATCGAGCGGACAACATTTTCTGGATAAAAATTTAGATTTGATTATTGATACCGAAGGAAATTGCGAAATTGATGCATTAGATGTCAGAATTAATTCGGTTTATTTTGATGCAGATCAGAATGAGTTGACAGAAGATCAGTTGCAAAGAAAAGAAAATAACGAAAAAATTCTGAAAGAATATGATATCAAAATCAACAGAAATTTGCCTTGTATTGAATCTGAAGCAGAAACTACTTTAAGAACTCCAAAAGAAATTGCGCAAAGAGTGAGTGCTTTGGCTGTCGTCAATTTAGTGGCGTTTAGTAGCATTTCTCCCGAAGAAGCGACAGAATATCTTCAAAATTATAATCTTTGGGATTTTACGACTGAGAATGAGAAAGAATTTCTGACCAACCCAACCGATGATAAAAAAGCAAACGAAAGCTGGAAATGTGAAGGAATATGGGTTTTGATGTGGGCTTTGAATAAAATAGAAACACTGGATTTTCCGGATGAATTTTGTGATCTGGAAAACATTGATCCTGATAATTACCCTGTGGGTCAGGACAAAGACCCCAATATTTTTATTGATTCGATTGTTGCAATACGATCTAAAAGTGAAATTTTGGATGCCAATGATTTGTATTACAGATTCAATTGGGCTTGCGTTGATGAGAGAATCAATGGCAGGGAAATCGAAGGAATTAATCCGGGTATCGTTTACGAAAGACAATATGCCTTAAACTGGCTGATTAATTATATGGAGCAGGATTGGGATTTTATTACTTGTGATACTTAA
- a CDS encoding glycoside hydrolase family 28 protein, with product MKTNPINFLRIALAVIITSCVQNSIAQNSKSYDTYKNIEFKMAKVKEPVIPKNSVNLKDFGAVNGGYVLNTKAFADAINAVLKKGGGKVIIPPGIWLTGPILLKSNLELHAETGALIIFSPDKSLYPLIETSFEGLNTWRCISPIYGKNLENIAFTGNGVWDGSGEVWRQVKKSKLTDSQWKKVIASGGVLNKEKTSWYPSETFMNASKGADQNVRLDLKTKEEFETIHDFLRPVMVSIQNSKRVLFDGPVFQNSPAWNIHPLMVEDLIVRNVTVRNPWYSQNGDGLDVESCKNVIIENSSFDVGDDAICIKSGKDKDGRDRGVPCENIIIKNNIVYHGHGGVTVGSEMSSGVKNMHVSNCTFMGTDVGLRFKSNRGRGGVVENIFISDIFMTNIPSQAISFNLYYGGKSIEETLAEGGNTLSSKAMPVNEETPQFKNISIKNVTIKGAQQAVFLQGLPEMNLENIEISNLTGNAKKGFSIIDANGIKISNAKLDIEETTVFEIYNTKNMSLKNVEFNSTSPKAITVNGENSQNIEFVSSANFNLSNKTTVGETVPKGAVKF from the coding sequence ATGAAAACTAACCCAATTAACTTTTTACGTATTGCTCTGGCAGTTATAATAACAAGTTGTGTGCAAAACAGTATTGCTCAAAATTCAAAGTCTTATGATACTTATAAGAATATTGAATTTAAAATGGCTAAAGTCAAAGAACCTGTAATTCCAAAAAACAGCGTAAACCTTAAAGATTTTGGTGCTGTAAATGGCGGTTATGTTTTAAATACAAAGGCTTTCGCCGATGCAATAAACGCGGTTTTAAAAAAAGGAGGCGGAAAAGTGATCATTCCTCCCGGAATCTGGCTTACAGGTCCAATTTTATTAAAAAGCAATCTTGAACTTCATGCAGAAACTGGTGCATTAATCATTTTCTCGCCAGATAAAAGTTTATATCCCCTTATAGAAACCAGCTTTGAAGGATTGAATACCTGGAGATGTATCTCTCCTATTTATGGTAAAAACCTTGAGAACATTGCTTTTACCGGTAATGGTGTCTGGGACGGATCAGGAGAAGTTTGGAGACAAGTAAAAAAGAGCAAACTAACGGATAGCCAATGGAAAAAAGTGATTGCTTCGGGCGGAGTTTTAAATAAAGAGAAAACCAGCTGGTATCCGTCAGAAACTTTTATGAATGCTTCTAAAGGCGCTGATCAAAACGTACGTCTGGATTTAAAAACCAAAGAAGAGTTCGAAACCATTCATGATTTTTTACGACCTGTAATGGTAAGCATTCAAAACAGTAAAAGAGTATTATTTGATGGTCCGGTATTTCAAAATTCGCCGGCCTGGAACATTCACCCTTTGATGGTCGAAGATTTAATTGTACGTAACGTAACGGTTCGTAATCCGTGGTATTCTCAAAACGGAGATGGTCTTGATGTAGAATCCTGCAAAAATGTAATCATCGAAAACTCTAGTTTTGATGTGGGTGATGATGCTATTTGTATTAAATCAGGAAAAGACAAAGACGGTCGTGATCGCGGCGTTCCTTGCGAAAACATTATCATAAAAAATAATATTGTATATCACGGACACGGTGGCGTAACTGTTGGAAGTGAAATGTCAAGCGGTGTAAAAAACATGCACGTATCTAATTGTACCTTTATGGGAACTGATGTTGGATTACGTTTTAAAAGTAATCGCGGACGTGGCGGTGTAGTCGAAAATATTTTTATTTCGGATATTTTCATGACTAATATTCCTTCGCAGGCAATTTCGTTTAATTTATATTATGGCGGAAAATCGATCGAAGAAACGCTTGCTGAAGGCGGTAATACATTAAGTTCTAAAGCAATGCCGGTGAACGAAGAAACACCTCAGTTCAAGAATATTTCCATCAAAAATGTAACGATAAAAGGAGCTCAACAAGCTGTATTTTTACAAGGTTTACCTGAAATGAATCTGGAAAATATCGAAATTTCTAATCTGACAGGAAATGCCAAAAAAGGCTTTTCTATCATCGATGCCAACGGAATTAAAATAAGCAATGCGAAACTAGACATAGAAGAAACCACTGTTTTTGAAATTTACAATACTAAAAATATGTCCCTTAAAAATGTAGAATTCAATTCTACTTCTCCTAAAGCGATTACAGTTAACGGAGAAAACAGCCAGAATATAGAATTTGTTTCATCGGCTAATTTTAACCTAAGCAATAAAACAACTGTTGGAGAAACTGTTCCCAAAGGAGCCGTAAAATTCTAA